One Sandaracinaceae bacterium DNA window includes the following coding sequences:
- a CDS encoding FAD-dependent oxidoreductase encodes MTPRYDVGIVGASIAGCTTALACAKAGARVLLLEADPNEAAAQHVGAWLHPEAMDALEGLGVDLVPPVGYPTGKGFVLYPEDGTEPVALPYRVGRFGFSLPHGLLVETLRQHCEADEAITLRTPVRASRVDADTVTWQERGRPRSARVSHLVFAAGADVQPVRRGEGAYAFGAVERPPTHRIASLDLVGARLPFEGFRHVFVGGSGVAVAHRVGPATVRLALDVPLGWRVPREGGVALLEAYSPALPEELVEPFADALRRGAPSWSHGRIQPRGNMIRGGVARVGDAAGSLHPLTAAGPSLAIADGVAFAEASSPAAFARARRGATRVPEAIAIGLAEVLTDEAPESVAIRRAMYAMWRDDPGERLRTMSYIAGEHDGVLRFGGSCLRVMLSSAARVARAGARGDLRFAHKTGKAMLERVGWMVGGALGWSDLLPDGLAEKLEARGTTRFVGAMHHTGEAEVVGLPSRSGRAASIETALSRGAQALVAEQAEDGSFEGEVVWCPMLAAQYVLASHVMQRPIGEERKRLLLKHFEDTRLPGGAWGLHEKSEPYLFVTTLVYVAARLLGLDKDAPLLREAKAFIRREGGAVGIPSWGKLWLALVGLYEWEGVNPVVPELWATPRWLPVHPSRYYCHTRLIYMGMAALYGGRVTREATATVRCVRDEIFLAPYADIDFEAARETLRDGDVHDAPGPLLKLGYRALVAFEKAKSPALREKLLGDLREKIRYELRSTHYTCISPVSGMLGLLALHAADPDDPDLSQGLEAFEGWIWEDEQEGTRIAGARSATWDTAFAAQALSAAAPHVDLTSALTQADAFLASQQIKKGTGLEAQHDRLDPTGGYCFAGVWHGWPVSDCTAEAILARLHSPVARPSARAMQQAAEFVLRCQNADGGFGSYEARRHARLSIDWLNPSEMFGACMTERSYVECTSSCVQGLAAFRERYPDRMREQVDAAIERGVQRLRAAQNADGSFEGMWGVNFIYGTLFGVRGLLAAGVPCVDPQIRRACAWLLERQRPDGGWGEHFASVTEHRYVEHEEAQVVQTAWALTCLLEAEEPDFAALERAARLLARTQRADGTWPKQDPEGIFFHTALLEYRLYRSYFPPWALGLFVSRAKARAAWTEGGRRDRRPAVV; translated from the coding sequence ATGACGCCGCGGTACGACGTCGGGATCGTCGGCGCGTCGATCGCCGGGTGCACCACCGCGCTGGCGTGCGCGAAGGCGGGGGCGCGCGTGCTCCTGCTCGAGGCCGACCCCAACGAGGCGGCCGCGCAGCACGTCGGAGCCTGGCTGCACCCCGAGGCGATGGACGCGCTCGAGGGCCTCGGCGTCGACCTCGTGCCGCCGGTCGGATACCCGACGGGCAAGGGCTTCGTGCTCTACCCGGAGGACGGCACCGAGCCGGTCGCGCTCCCCTACCGCGTCGGCCGCTTCGGCTTCTCGCTCCCCCACGGTCTGCTGGTCGAGACGCTCCGCCAGCACTGCGAGGCGGACGAGGCGATCACCCTGCGCACGCCCGTCCGCGCGAGCCGCGTCGACGCCGACACCGTCACCTGGCAGGAGCGTGGCCGCCCGCGCAGCGCGCGCGTCTCGCACCTCGTGTTCGCGGCCGGCGCCGACGTGCAGCCGGTCCGCCGCGGGGAGGGCGCGTACGCCTTCGGCGCCGTCGAGCGGCCGCCCACCCACCGCATCGCGAGCCTGGATCTCGTCGGCGCGCGCCTGCCCTTCGAGGGCTTCCGTCACGTCTTCGTCGGCGGCTCCGGGGTGGCGGTGGCGCACCGCGTGGGCCCCGCGACGGTGCGGCTCGCCCTCGACGTCCCGCTCGGCTGGCGGGTCCCGCGCGAGGGCGGCGTGGCGCTGCTCGAGGCCTATTCGCCCGCGCTGCCCGAGGAGCTGGTGGAGCCCTTCGCGGACGCGCTCCGCCGTGGGGCGCCGTCCTGGTCGCACGGGCGCATCCAGCCCCGCGGCAACATGATCCGCGGCGGCGTCGCGCGCGTCGGCGACGCGGCCGGCAGCCTGCACCCGCTCACCGCGGCTGGGCCGAGCCTGGCCATCGCGGACGGCGTGGCCTTCGCCGAGGCGAGCTCTCCCGCCGCCTTCGCCCGCGCGCGCCGCGGCGCGACCCGCGTGCCCGAGGCCATCGCGATCGGCCTGGCCGAGGTGCTGACCGACGAGGCGCCCGAGAGCGTCGCCATCCGCCGCGCGATGTACGCGATGTGGCGCGACGATCCCGGCGAGCGGCTCCGCACGATGAGCTACATCGCGGGCGAGCACGACGGCGTGCTGCGCTTCGGCGGCTCGTGCCTCCGCGTGATGCTCTCGAGCGCGGCCCGGGTGGCCAGGGCCGGCGCGCGCGGCGATCTGCGCTTCGCCCACAAGACCGGCAAGGCGATGCTCGAGCGCGTCGGCTGGATGGTCGGCGGCGCGCTCGGCTGGAGCGATCTGCTGCCCGACGGGCTGGCCGAGAAGCTCGAGGCGCGCGGCACCACGCGCTTCGTCGGCGCCATGCACCACACGGGCGAGGCCGAGGTAGTGGGGCTGCCCAGCCGGAGCGGGCGCGCGGCGTCGATCGAGACCGCGCTGAGCCGCGGCGCGCAGGCGCTCGTGGCCGAGCAGGCCGAGGACGGCTCGTTCGAGGGCGAGGTCGTCTGGTGCCCGATGCTGGCCGCGCAGTACGTGCTCGCCTCGCACGTCATGCAGCGCCCCATCGGCGAGGAGCGCAAGCGCCTCCTGCTGAAGCACTTCGAGGACACGCGGCTGCCGGGCGGCGCCTGGGGCCTGCACGAGAAGAGCGAGCCCTACCTCTTCGTCACCACGCTCGTCTACGTCGCGGCGCGGCTGCTCGGGCTCGACAAGGACGCGCCCTTGCTGCGCGAGGCGAAGGCCTTCATCCGCCGCGAGGGCGGGGCGGTCGGCATCCCGAGCTGGGGCAAGCTCTGGCTCGCGCTGGTCGGCCTCTACGAGTGGGAGGGCGTCAACCCGGTGGTGCCCGAGCTCTGGGCGACCCCGCGCTGGCTGCCCGTGCACCCGAGCCGCTACTACTGCCACACGCGCCTCATCTACATGGGCATGGCCGCGCTCTACGGCGGCCGCGTGACCCGCGAGGCGACGGCGACCGTGCGCTGCGTGCGCGACGAGATCTTCCTCGCGCCCTACGCCGACATCGACTTCGAGGCCGCGCGCGAGACCCTGCGCGACGGCGACGTGCACGACGCGCCGGGCCCGCTCCTGAAGCTGGGCTACCGCGCGCTGGTCGCGTTCGAGAAGGCGAAGTCGCCCGCGCTCCGCGAGAAGCTGCTCGGCGACCTGCGCGAGAAGATCCGCTACGAGCTGCGCTCGACGCACTACACCTGCATCTCCCCGGTCAGCGGCATGCTCGGCCTGCTCGCGCTCCACGCGGCCGATCCCGACGACCCGGATCTGTCGCAGGGCCTCGAGGCGTTCGAGGGCTGGATCTGGGAGGACGAGCAGGAGGGCACGCGCATCGCGGGCGCCCGGAGCGCGACCTGGGACACGGCCTTCGCGGCCCAGGCGCTGAGCGCCGCGGCACCGCACGTGGATCTGACGAGCGCGCTGACGCAGGCGGACGCCTTCCTCGCCAGCCAGCAGATCAAGAAGGGCACCGGCCTCGAGGCGCAGCACGATCGCCTGGACCCGACCGGCGGTTACTGCTTCGCGGGCGTCTGGCATGGCTGGCCGGTGAGCGACTGCACGGCCGAGGCGATCCTCGCGCGGCTGCACAGCCCCGTGGCCCGGCCGAGCGCGCGCGCGATGCAGCAGGCGGCGGAGTTCGTGCTGCGCTGTCAGAACGCGGACGGCGGCTTCGGGAGCTACGAGGCGCGGCGCCACGCGCGGCTGTCGATCGACTGGCTGAACCCGTCGGAGATGTTCGGCGCGTGCATGACCGAGCGCTCCTACGTGGAGTGCACGTCTTCTTGCGTGCAGGGCCTCGCCGCCTTCCGCGAGCGCTACCCCGACCGCATGCGCGAGCAGGTCGACGCGGCGATCGAGCGCGGCGTGCAGCGGCTCCGCGCGGCGCAGAACGCCGACGGCTCCTTCGAGGGCATGTGGGGCGTGAACTTCATCTACGGCACGCTCTTCGGGGTGCGCGGCCTGCTCGCCGCGGGCGTGCCCTGCGTCGACCCGCAGATCCGTCGCGCGTGCGCGTGGCTGCTCGAGCGCCAGCGCCCGGACGGCGGCTGGGGCGAGCACTTCGCGAGCGTGACCGAGCACCGCTACGTCGAGCACGAGGAGGCGCAGGTGGTGCAGACCGCCTGGGCGCTGACGTGCCTGCTCGAGGCCGAGGAGCCCGACTTCGCCGCGCTCGAGCGAGCGGCGCGTCTGCTGGCACGCACGCAGCGCGCCGACGGAACGTGGCCGAAGCAAGACCCCGAGGGGATCTTCTTCCACACCGCGCTCCTCGAGTACCGCCTCTACCGATCCTATTTCCCCCCGTGGGCGCTGGGGCTCTTCGTGAGCCGCGCGAAGGCGCGCGCCGCCTGGACCGAGGGCGGTCGCCGCGACCGTCGCCCGGCCGTCGTTTGA
- a CDS encoding NAD(P)/FAD-dependent oxidoreductase, producing the protein MPETYDAEVAIIGAGPAGTAAAAHLATLGIDDVVLVDRHDFPRDKTCGSGISPKGIKVLKELGIWEEVEPHAYWIRGIRIVTPGGRDSWQSAGDVAEAVVCHRRTLDHILWKKATSGGVRFLPNFDASEAIEERGRMVGFKARDGREVRARFTLIAGGSHCRVGLPELRPRRTIQAIMGWWDDAEFKPHHVEMIFDRMIEPYYGWLFPESETRVNIGITYEDPPDGKKHARKLFQEFLDKYYGERLANATQVGGWKGHPVVWSYKIDSLTAPGRIAIGESGLMTHPATAEGIYQGMRSGMLGAEAVHGILREGQLESEAGAKYERECKKAFQLSFWGGGVFRKMVRTDALDWAVAIGEKPMVQSVTAKLMAAM; encoded by the coding sequence ATGCCCGAGACATACGACGCCGAGGTCGCGATCATCGGAGCGGGGCCTGCGGGCACCGCCGCCGCGGCCCACCTCGCCACCCTGGGGATCGACGACGTCGTGCTCGTCGACCGCCACGACTTCCCCCGCGACAAGACCTGCGGCAGCGGCATCTCCCCCAAGGGGATCAAGGTGCTCAAGGAGCTCGGCATCTGGGAAGAGGTCGAGCCGCACGCCTACTGGATCCGCGGGATCCGCATCGTCACCCCCGGCGGCCGCGACAGCTGGCAGTCCGCGGGCGACGTCGCCGAGGCGGTCGTCTGCCACCGCCGCACCCTCGACCACATCCTGTGGAAGAAGGCGACGAGCGGCGGCGTGCGCTTCCTGCCGAACTTCGACGCGAGCGAGGCGATCGAGGAGCGCGGCCGCATGGTCGGCTTCAAGGCGCGCGACGGCCGCGAGGTGCGCGCGCGCTTCACGCTGATCGCCGGCGGCAGCCACTGCCGCGTCGGCCTCCCCGAGCTGCGCCCGCGCCGCACCATCCAGGCGATCATGGGCTGGTGGGACGACGCGGAGTTCAAGCCGCACCACGTCGAGATGATCTTCGACCGGATGATCGAGCCCTACTACGGCTGGCTCTTCCCGGAGTCGGAGACGCGGGTCAACATCGGGATCACCTACGAGGACCCGCCCGACGGGAAGAAGCACGCGCGCAAGCTCTTCCAGGAGTTCCTCGACAAGTACTACGGCGAGCGGCTCGCCAACGCGACGCAGGTCGGCGGCTGGAAGGGCCACCCGGTCGTGTGGAGCTACAAGATCGACTCGCTCACCGCGCCCGGCCGCATCGCGATCGGCGAGTCCGGCCTGATGACGCACCCGGCCACGGCCGAGGGCATCTACCAGGGCATGCGATCGGGCATGCTCGGCGCCGAGGCCGTGCACGGCATCTTGCGTGAGGGCCAGCTCGAGAGCGAGGCGGGCGCGAAGTACGAGCGGGAGTGCAAGAAGGCGTTCCAGCTCTCCTTCTGGGGCGGCGGGGTCTTCCGCAAGATGGTCCGCACGGACGCGCTCGACTGGGCCGTCGCCATCGGCGAGAAGCCCATGGTGCAGTCGGTCACCGCGAAGCTGATGGCGGCCATGTGA